Proteins from a single region of Acidovorax sp. NCPPB 3576:
- a CDS encoding imelysin family protein produces the protein MTPPLFRTAALAALLAASPLGAVGVAQAQGAAVQASQPATAHAVAAHYAALVHANYEDTLNAAKTMQAAIKAFTAKPSVETLAEARKTWLAAREFYGQTEAFRFYGGPIDDDKGPEGQINAWPMDESYVDSVEGKPDAGLVNNRKFAITKKNLAAQNERGGEENIATGWHAIEFFLWGQDLSETGPGDRNFEDFVDGKGKNADRRRQYLTVVTDLLIDDLTFLVKAWDPKAKNNYRAKFAKGGQESVRKMLVGLGSLSRGELAGERLEVALNSQDQEDEHSCFSDNTHRDAVTNAQGIQNVWLGQYRRADGSQVQGPSLRDLVAAKDAALAEKTTQQIAASVKAAEAIQAPFDREIIGEKDAPGRQRIQKTIDSLSAQSKDLVAAANAIGITRLTLVQP, from the coding sequence ATGACGCCCCCCTTGTTCAGAACCGCCGCCCTCGCCGCCCTGCTGGCCGCCAGTCCGCTCGGCGCCGTGGGCGTGGCCCAGGCACAAGGCGCCGCCGTCCAGGCCTCCCAGCCCGCCACCGCCCATGCCGTGGCCGCCCACTACGCCGCGCTGGTGCACGCCAACTACGAAGACACGCTGAATGCAGCCAAGACCATGCAGGCCGCCATCAAGGCCTTCACGGCCAAGCCGTCGGTGGAGACGCTGGCCGAGGCCCGCAAGACCTGGCTGGCCGCGCGCGAGTTCTATGGCCAGACCGAGGCGTTCCGCTTCTACGGCGGCCCGATCGACGATGACAAGGGCCCCGAAGGCCAGATCAACGCCTGGCCCATGGACGAGTCGTACGTGGACAGCGTCGAAGGCAAGCCCGACGCCGGCCTGGTGAACAACCGCAAGTTCGCCATCACCAAGAAGAACCTCGCCGCGCAGAACGAGCGCGGCGGCGAGGAGAACATCGCCACCGGCTGGCACGCCATCGAGTTCTTCCTGTGGGGCCAGGACCTGTCGGAAACCGGCCCGGGCGACCGCAACTTCGAGGACTTCGTCGATGGCAAGGGCAAGAACGCCGACCGCCGCCGCCAGTACCTGACGGTGGTCACCGACCTGCTGATCGACGACCTCACGTTCCTCGTGAAGGCCTGGGACCCGAAGGCCAAGAACAACTACCGCGCCAAGTTCGCCAAGGGCGGGCAGGAATCGGTTCGCAAGATGCTGGTGGGCCTGGGCTCGCTTTCGCGCGGCGAACTGGCCGGCGAGCGGCTGGAGGTCGCGCTCAACAGCCAGGACCAGGAAGACGAGCACTCCTGCTTTTCCGACAACACGCACCGCGACGCCGTGACCAATGCGCAAGGCATCCAGAACGTGTGGCTGGGCCAGTACCGCCGCGCCGACGGCAGCCAGGTGCAGGGCCCCTCGCTGCGCGACCTGGTGGCCGCCAAGGACGCCGCCCTGGCCGAGAAGACCACGCAGCAGATCGCCGCGTCGGTGAAGGCGGCCGAGGCCATCCAGGCGCCGTTCGACCGCGAGATCATCGGCGAGAAGGACGCGCCGGGCCGCCAGCGCATCCAGAAAACCATCGACAGCCTGAGCGCCCAGTCCAAGGACCTGGTCGCCGCCGCCAACGCCATCGGCATCACCCGGCTGACCCTCGTGCAACCCTGA
- a CDS encoding di-heme oxidoreductase family protein, translated as MRFLKAFHRRRTWRLATASAGLAAAATGLVASGHPDPLGEKPGGDTTVFATGRNAFSFPAANLPDDERTRFVIGNSFFRRNWVEAPASTKARDGLGPHFIARSCGGCHVQDGRGAPPEIFNRLGETKDPTVALLIRLSIPGADGHGGPLHEPVYGDQFNNAGITGVKPEGRVTLRYQTIQGQFADGTPYTLLDPKYGFADLGYGPMHPDVMVSPRIAPQIIGVGLLEAIDEADILANDADQAKAPGPIKGVPNRVWDAPSARMMIGRFGWKGNVATIAHQTGGAFVGDMGITSRHFPHEACTPAQKDCLAAPSGKSAGRQSQPGVEIDDKTFDDVVFYQATLAPPARRKVNDVQVQRGQALFAQAQCAACHRPSYVTKEGPFPRLTSKAVSGQRIWPYTDMLLHDMGEALADHRPDFAANGRQWKTPPLWGTGLIQDVNGHTRLLHDGRARGVLEAILWHGGEAEEARQNVLKMNKAERDALVQFVESL; from the coding sequence ATGCGTTTCCTGAAAGCCTTCCACCGCCGCCGCACCTGGCGCCTCGCGACCGCCAGCGCAGGCCTGGCGGCGGCCGCCACGGGCCTGGTGGCCAGCGGCCACCCGGACCCGCTGGGCGAAAAGCCCGGCGGCGACACCACCGTGTTCGCCACCGGGCGCAACGCCTTCTCGTTCCCCGCGGCCAACCTGCCGGACGACGAGCGCACGCGCTTCGTCATCGGCAACTCGTTCTTTCGCCGCAACTGGGTGGAGGCCCCCGCCTCGACCAAGGCGCGCGACGGCCTGGGGCCGCACTTCATCGCGCGCTCGTGCGGCGGCTGCCACGTGCAGGACGGCCGGGGCGCGCCGCCCGAGATCTTCAACCGCCTGGGCGAGACCAAGGACCCCACGGTGGCGCTGCTGATCCGCCTGTCCATCCCCGGTGCCGACGGCCACGGCGGGCCGCTGCACGAGCCCGTGTACGGCGACCAGTTCAACAACGCGGGCATCACCGGCGTGAAGCCCGAGGGCCGCGTCACCCTGCGCTACCAGACGATCCAGGGCCAGTTCGCCGATGGCACGCCCTACACCCTGCTCGATCCGAAATACGGCTTTGCCGACTTGGGGTACGGGCCGATGCACCCGGACGTGATGGTCAGCCCGCGCATCGCGCCGCAGATCATCGGCGTGGGCCTGCTGGAAGCCATCGACGAGGCCGACATCCTGGCCAATGACGCCGACCAGGCCAAGGCGCCCGGCCCCATCAAGGGCGTGCCCAACCGCGTGTGGGATGCGCCATCGGCGCGGATGATGATCGGCCGCTTCGGCTGGAAGGGCAACGTGGCCACCATCGCGCACCAAACCGGCGGCGCCTTCGTGGGCGACATGGGCATCACCTCGCGCCACTTCCCGCACGAGGCCTGCACGCCCGCGCAAAAGGACTGCCTGGCCGCGCCCAGCGGCAAGAGCGCGGGCCGCCAGAGCCAGCCGGGCGTGGAGATCGACGACAAGACCTTCGACGACGTGGTGTTCTACCAGGCCACGCTCGCCCCGCCCGCCCGCCGCAAGGTGAACGACGTGCAGGTGCAGCGCGGCCAGGCGCTCTTCGCACAGGCCCAGTGCGCCGCCTGCCACCGCCCCAGTTACGTCACCAAGGAGGGCCCCTTCCCGCGCCTGACCAGCAAGGCCGTCTCGGGCCAGCGCATCTGGCCCTACACCGACATGCTGCTGCACGACATGGGCGAAGCCCTGGCCGACCACCGGCCCGACTTCGCGGCCAACGGCCGGCAGTGGAAAACGCCCCCGCTGTGGGGCACGGGCCTGATCCAGGACGTGAACGGCCACACCCGCCTGCTGCACGACGGCCGCGCGCGCGGCGTGCTCGAAGCCATCCTGTGGCACGGCGGCGAGGCCGAGGAGGCCAGGCAGAACGTGCTCAAGATGAACAAGGCCGAGCGCGATGCGCTCGTGCAATTCGTGGAGTCGCTATGA
- a CDS encoding imelysin family protein, translated as MTKFPALRALHHLAAVALCALAGAAATATAQTNWRHDAVPFYDTTHALQSLYGHWAQPRAGDFATAAQALPPALRALCDAPPAQAGAALDAARGAWRSTMLAWESLGAVAVGPVIARRTQRQIDFAPTRPPLIERAIKAQPQGAKAFERVGTPAKGLPALEWLLWTQPAAPATPACRYAVEAALDVEREAVALKAAFDGAATTDWAAEDEQERSTQAMGEFINQWVGGIERLRWAHMEKPLRAAQGSRTPDYPRAASGLTPEAWAAEWKALRTLAVLPQGAALPKPGEALVPLETYLRGRGLNPLADQLLQATQRIDTAFAALAQPGKNTGPQVLQAAKELTALKRLAEAEIAPALQVSIGFSDADGD; from the coding sequence ATGACGAAATTCCCTGCCCTGCGCGCCCTGCACCACCTGGCCGCGGTGGCGCTGTGCGCCCTGGCCGGCGCTGCGGCCACCGCCACCGCGCAGACCAACTGGCGGCATGACGCCGTGCCGTTCTACGACACCACGCACGCCCTGCAAAGCCTCTACGGCCATTGGGCCCAGCCCCGCGCGGGCGACTTCGCCACCGCGGCGCAGGCCCTGCCGCCCGCGCTGCGGGCCCTGTGCGATGCGCCGCCGGCACAGGCCGGCGCGGCGCTGGACGCCGCCCGCGGCGCCTGGCGCAGCACCATGCTCGCGTGGGAGAGCCTGGGCGCCGTGGCCGTGGGCCCGGTGATCGCCCGGCGCACGCAGCGCCAGATCGACTTCGCACCCACCCGCCCCCCGCTCATCGAGCGCGCCATCAAGGCCCAGCCGCAGGGTGCCAAGGCGTTCGAGCGCGTGGGCACGCCCGCCAAGGGCCTGCCCGCGCTCGAATGGCTGCTGTGGACGCAGCCGGCCGCGCCCGCCACGCCGGCCTGCCGTTACGCGGTGGAGGCGGCGCTGGACGTGGAGCGCGAGGCGGTGGCGCTCAAGGCGGCGTTCGACGGCGCAGCCACCACCGACTGGGCAGCCGAGGACGAGCAGGAACGCTCCACCCAGGCCATGGGCGAGTTCATCAACCAGTGGGTGGGCGGCATCGAGCGCCTGCGCTGGGCCCACATGGAAAAGCCGTTGCGCGCCGCCCAGGGCAGCCGCACGCCGGACTACCCGCGCGCCGCCAGCGGCCTCACGCCCGAAGCCTGGGCCGCCGAATGGAAGGCCTTGCGCACGCTGGCCGTGCTGCCGCAAGGCGCCGCGCTGCCCAAGCCGGGCGAGGCCCTCGTGCCGCTCGAAACCTACCTGCGCGGCCGCGGCCTGAACCCCCTGGCCGACCAGTTGCTGCAGGCCACGCAGCGCATCGACACCGCCTTTGCCGCCCTGGCGCAGCCCGGAAAGAACACCGGGCCGCAAGTGCTGCAGGCGGCCAAGGAACTGACCGCGCTCAAGCGCCTGGCCGAGGCCGAGATCGCACCGGCACTGCAGGTGAGCATCGGGTTTTCGGATGCCGACGGGGACTGA
- a CDS encoding DUF1513 domain-containing protein produces MQAKRPERIPAASAPLSRRQALRLGAGLGLAVPLAAAWAGPAAATGSLRLAAAWQQEDGGYRIGVLQARPGQDAPLRAVHSLDIPTRAHGLCPLADGSIVAASRRPGDWLVRWWPGTPREPVWQWSDGTRSFNGHVIASPDGRLLYSTETDADTGQSFVVQRSADKLDTLQEWPTQGIDAHELIWDHRNPAGGVPTLLVANGGVPTAPETGRVKRALETMDSSIVRLHGRTGEVLGQWRLDDQRLSLRHLAWNPEGTVLGIALQAEHSAQPLRQAAPVLALFDGTALRTAAPAPTHLPGGLQGYGGSIAATPGGWAVSCPRAQGIATFGAQGEWQRLVALPEVCALAVQGTALWAAGLNHTLEDARSAAPRTHAHRSELAKARVDNHWYLAG; encoded by the coding sequence ATGCAAGCCAAGCGACCCGAACGCATCCCTGCCGCCTCGGCCCCGCTGTCGCGCCGGCAGGCGCTGCGGCTCGGCGCAGGCCTGGGGCTGGCCGTGCCGCTGGCCGCCGCCTGGGCCGGCCCGGCCGCCGCAACGGGCTCGCTGCGCCTGGCAGCAGCATGGCAGCAGGAAGACGGCGGCTACCGCATCGGTGTGCTGCAAGCCCGGCCCGGCCAGGACGCACCGCTGCGTGCCGTGCACTCGCTGGACATTCCCACCCGTGCCCATGGCCTGTGCCCGCTGGCGGACGGCAGCATCGTGGCCGCGTCGCGCCGCCCCGGCGACTGGCTGGTGCGGTGGTGGCCGGGCACCCCGCGCGAACCGGTCTGGCAGTGGTCGGACGGCACGCGCTCGTTCAACGGCCACGTGATCGCATCGCCGGACGGACGCCTGCTGTACTCCACCGAAACCGATGCCGACACCGGGCAGAGCTTTGTCGTGCAGCGCAGCGCGGACAAGCTGGACACGCTGCAAGAGTGGCCCACGCAAGGCATCGACGCGCATGAGCTCATCTGGGACCACCGCAATCCAGCCGGCGGAGTTCCGACGCTGCTGGTCGCCAACGGCGGCGTCCCCACCGCGCCGGAAACCGGCCGCGTGAAGCGCGCGCTGGAGACCATGGACTCGTCCATCGTGCGGCTGCACGGCCGCACTGGCGAAGTGCTGGGCCAATGGCGCCTGGACGATCAGCGGCTGAGCCTGCGGCACCTGGCCTGGAACCCAGAAGGCACGGTGCTGGGCATCGCTCTTCAGGCCGAACACAGCGCACAGCCGTTGCGGCAGGCCGCCCCCGTGCTGGCGCTTTTCGATGGCACGGCACTGCGCACCGCCGCGCCTGCGCCCACCCACCTGCCGGGCGGCCTGCAGGGGTATGGAGGCAGCATCGCCGCCACGCCCGGCGGCTGGGCCGTGAGTTGCCCCCGTGCCCAGGGCATCGCCACCTTCGGTGCCCAGGGCGAATGGCAGCGGCTGGTGGCGCTGCCCGAGGTCTGCGCGCTGGCCGTGCAAGGCACCGCGCTCTGGGCCGCAGGACTCAACCACACGCTCGAAGATGCCCGCAGCGCCGCACCCCGCACCCATGCACACCGCAGCGAGCTGGCGAAGGCACGGGTGGACAACCACTGGTATCTGGCAGGGTAA